Proteins co-encoded in one Nicotiana sylvestris chromosome 7, ASM39365v2, whole genome shotgun sequence genomic window:
- the LOC104240590 gene encoding probable LRR receptor-like serine/threonine-protein kinase IRK, protein MLLHILTVLCLTPFLVECLDPAFNDDVMGLIVFKAGFTDPKSKLTSWTEDDATPCNWVGIKCDPYSNRVSEILLDNFSLSGHIGRSLLRLQFLRVLSLSNNNFTGNINPILAQIPSLRVIDLSDNSLSGSLPDDFFRQCGSLQAVSFAKNNLTGQIPDSLTSCSTLERVNFSSNGLSGQLPSGLWSLSSLRYLDISDNVLEGEIPKAIEGLYSLRSINLQKNKFTGWLPENIGNCVQLKSIDLSENLLSGGLPESMRRLGLCTTMDLRSNSFNGEIPDWIAEMKSLQVLDLSANNLSGRIPSSMGDLPLLAELNLSNNQFVGSLPRSLMKCINLVILDIGHNLLTGNLPSWAFTLGLKSISLSGNRFTGSIDYPPTSIATSYQSLQVLDLSSNALSGEIPSAIWNINSLEVMNISRNFLTGIIPEAVGKLNATRVLDLSHNQLNGSIPYEIGSAVSLLELKLRENRLSGTIPADIANCSALTLLDLSHNNLTGPIPPEISKLTILEVVDFSFNQISGSLPKELTNLSHLITFNVSHNHLKGELPVGGFFNTISPSSVVGNPSLCGSVLNHSCPAVHPKPLVLNPNSSDSSHGSVNSLGRKRIMLSISSLIAIGAAVFIALGVVVVSILNLHVRSSMALSAATFTLSGGDDYSHSHGTEANLGKLVMFSGDADFVAGTQALLNKGNELGRGGFGAVYKTELGDGRSLAIKKLNITSLIKSQEDFESEMKSLGSIRHQNLVALEGYYWTPSLQLLINEYVSGGSLYKLLHEESSKSSLSWQQRFNIILDTAKGLAYLHQLSIIHYNMKSTNVLIDDASANAKVGDFGLARLLPVLDRYILSSKIQSALGYMAPEFACQTVKITEKCDVYGFGILTLEVVTGKKPVEYMEDDVLVLCDMVRGALEEGRIEECIDQRLQGHFPVEEAIPVVKLGLICASQVPSNRPDMEEVIKILELIRCPSESPEEIE, encoded by the exons ATGTTACTGCATATATTAACTGTTTTATGCTTAACTCCATTTCTTGTGGAGTGTTTAGACCCTGCATTTAATGATGATGTAATGGGTTTAATTGTATTCAAAGCTGGATTCACTGACCCTAAATCAAAGCTTACATCTTGGACTGAAGATGATGCTACTCCTTGTAATTGGGTTGGTATAAAATGTGATCCTTATTCCAATAGAGTTTCTGAGATTCTGCTTGACAATTTCTCTCTTTCTGGGCATATAGGTAGAAGCCTGTTGAGGTTACAATTCTTGAGGGTTTTATCTTTGTCTAACAATAACTTTACTGGCAATATTAATCCCATTCTTGCCCAAATACCAAGTTTGAGGGTTATTGATTTGAGTGACAACAGTTTGTCAgggtcacttcctgatgattTTTTTAGACAATGTGGGTCTCTACAAGCTGTTTCCTTTGCCAAGAATAATCTCACTGGCCAAATCCCTGATTCTTTAACCTCTTGCTCAACACTAGAAAGGGTTAACTTTTCGTCGAACGGGCTTTCAGGTCAATTGCCCTCAGGGTTATGGTCCCTGAGCTCTCTTCGATACCTCGATATTTCTGATAATGTATTGGAGGGTGAGATTCCTAAAGCAATTGAGGGTTTATATTCTTTGAGGTCAATTAATTTGCAGAAGAACAAGTTCACCGGTTGGCTGCCTGAAAATATTGGGAACTGTGTGCAGCTTAAGTCTATTGATCTCAGTGAGAATTTGCTTAGTGGAGGCCTTCCTGAATCTATGAGAAGACTTGGTTTATGTACCACTATGGATTTAAGATCAAATTCATTCAATGGGGAGATTCCAGATTGGATAGCTGAAATGAAAAGCCTGCAAGTTTTGGATCTTTCTGCAAATAATCTTTCTGGTAGGATACCAAGCTCTATGGGAGATCTTCCATTGCTAGCGGAACTGAATTTGTCGAATAATCAGTTTGTTGGAAGCTTGCCTCGGTCCTTGATGAAGTGCATTAACCTTGTAATCTTGGACATTGGGCACAACCTCTTGACTGGTAATCTTCCTTCTTGGGCCTTCACATTGGGACTAAAGAGCATTTCCCTTTCCGGTAATAGGTTTACCGGAAGTATAGATTATCCGCCAACGTCCATAGCTACTTCCTATCAAAGCCTTCAAGTTTTGGATTTGTCCTCCAATGCATTATCTGGTGAAATACCGTCTGCCATTTGGAACATCAATAGCTTGGAGGTCATGAATATTTCCCGGAACTTTTTGACAGGTATTATCCCAGAAGCTGTAGGTAAACTAAATGCAACCCGAGTTCTTGATTTAAGTCACAATCAACTTAATGGAAGCATTCCCTATGAAATTGGGAGTGCTGTTTCATTGCTGGAACTGAAGTTGAGAGAAAATCGTCTGAGTGGTACAATTCCCGCGGATATAGCAAATTGCTCCGCTCTAACTTTGTT GGACCTGTCACACAACAACCTCACTGGCCCTATCCCTCCAGAGATTTCTAAGTTGACCATTCTTGAGGTAGTGGATTTCTCTTTTAACCAAATATCCGGGAGCTTGCCTAAAGAACTAACCAACCTTTCCCACCTTATCACATTTAATGTATCCCACAACCATCTCAAAGGTGAACTTCCAGTAGGTGGCTTTTTCAACACCATTTCTCCCTCATCTGTTGTTGGTAATCCATCCCTTTGTGGTTCTGTTCTCAACCACTCTTGCCCTGCAGTCCATCCCAAACCTCTTGTACTAAACCCCAATTCATCTGACTCGAGTCATGGTTCTGTTAATTCGCTTGGTCGTAAGAGAATCATGCTCAGTATATCATCTCTCATTGCCATCGGAGCGGCAGTTTTCATAGCTCTTGGAGTAGTGGTTGTCAGTATTCTCAATCTACACGTGCGCTCTTCTATGGCACTCTCTGCTGCAACTTTCACCTTATCTGGTGGCGATGACTATAGCCATTCACATGGTACAGAAGCCAACCTCGGCAAACTTGTTATGTTCTCTGGTGATGCAGATTTTGTTGCTGGAACTCAAGCACTGCTCAACAAGGGTAACGAACTTGGACGTGGTGGTTTCGGAGCCGTTTACAAGACAGAACTCGGAGATGGACGTTCTCTTGCAATCAAGAAGCTCAACATTACAAGTTTGATCAAGTCACAAGAAGATTTTGAGAGTGAAATGAAAAGTCTCGGAAGCATCAGACACCAGAACCTAGTGGCACTTGAAGGTTATTATTGGACTCCTTCACTTCAACTCCTGATTAATGAATATGTATCTGGTGGAAGCTTGTACAAATTACTCCATGAGGAAAGCTCTAAAAGCAGTCTCTCTTGGCAGCAAAGATTCAACATTATTCTTGATACCGCCAAGGGCTTAGCCTATCTGCATCAGCTGAGCATTATTCACTATAATATGAAGTCGACCAATGTCCTCATAGACGATGCTTCTGCCAATGCCAAAGTTGGAGATTTTGGCTTGGCTCGTTTATTACCTGTCTTGGATCGTTACATCTTGAGCAGCAAAATTCAGAGTGCACTTGGATACATGGCTCCTGAATTTGCATGCCAAACAGTAAAGATAACTGAGAAATGTGATGTCTATGGATTTGGTATCTTGACTCTTGAGGTGGTGACAGGGAAAAAACCCGTGGAGTACATGGAAGACGATGTGCTTGTATTATGTGACATGGTGCGGGGGGCATTGGAAGAAGGCAGGATAGAAGAGTGCATTGACCAACGGCTCCAAGGTCATTTCCCCGTCGAAGAGGCAATTCCAGTTGTGAAACTTGGTTTAATATGTGCATCTCAAGTTCCATCAAATCGACCAGATATGGAAGAAGTGATCAAAATTTTGGAGTTAATCCGATGTCCATCAGAAAGTCCAGAGGAGATAGAGTAA